The Phoenix dactylifera cultivar Barhee BC4 unplaced genomic scaffold, palm_55x_up_171113_PBpolish2nd_filt_p 001207F, whole genome shotgun sequence genomic interval AGGGAGCCACTCACTTGGGAAAAATTTCGAGGAGCATTTTATGATAAGTATTTTCTTTGGAGTGTAAGGACGCAAAAAGAGCATGAGTTTATTCATCTAAAGCAAAGGAATATGACTGTTGCAGAATACGAGGCTAAATTTACCGAGCTAAACAAATTTGTTCCAAAGTTAGTCGAGGATGAGCTAGATCGAGCGCATAAATTTGAGATGGGACTAAAGactgaaattagaaaacaagtggtaccttatgaattgactacctatgcagttgtggtaaataaggctttaataattgaaagagaagttaatgatgaacggttggaaagggaaagaaatcaaaagaagaggaacagATCGAATGAATTTCAGGGGCAAGCAATAAAAACGCCAAAAGTTCAAACAAGAAATCCACGAGTGACAACCTTAAGCAGATGAATATCAAAAATGTTCCAGATGTGGTAAGGCTCATGCTGACAAGGATTGCCATTGGAACATCGGTGCCTGTTTTAGATATGGTAAGATAGGtcataaaattgcagactgcccacaaagaaacgagaatagatctactcaggcaatggaaggaagccaggggccaaagactcaaggaagagtatttgcacttacacagcaagatgcacaggcttctgatgtgttgacaacaggtattaatctagttccaatatttatttctatttattgttAACCATACCACTGCTCTTTGTTAGATAACTCATTATACTGCTAGAAAAGATTAAATAGTTACATAACATTTTTGATTAGttgtcaaaagaagaatatgaacttttaaattttgaaaaatgttCACAC includes:
- the LOC120108178 gene encoding uncharacterized protein LOC120108178, with product MEKAFAVLRCQDDEKILFASYMMQGEAFNWWLMLEHKYEQDREPLTWEKFRGAFYDKYFLWSVRTQKEHEFIHLKQRNMTVAEYEAKFTELNKFVPKLVEDELDRAHKFEMGLKTEIRKQV